The Rhodobacter sp. CZR27 genome includes a window with the following:
- the ctrA gene encoding response regulator transcription factor CtrA translates to MRILLVEDDPTTSRSIELMLTHANLNVYCTDLGEDGIDLAKLYDYDLILLDLNLPDMSGHEVLRQLRLARVDTPILILSGADDTENKIKGFGFGADDYMTKPFHREELVARIHAIIRRSKGHAQSVIRTGKIVVNLDAKTVEVESKPVHLTGKEYQMLELLSLRKGTTLTKEMFLNHLYGGMDEPELKIIDVFICKLRKKLAEATGGESYIETVWGRGYVLRDPVPSESDRRFAVGA, encoded by the coding sequence ATGAGAATACTGCTGGTTGAGGATGATCCGACGACGTCCCGAAGCATCGAGCTGATGCTGACCCACGCGAACCTGAACGTCTATTGCACCGATCTGGGCGAGGACGGGATCGATCTCGCGAAACTCTACGATTACGATCTCATCCTGCTGGATCTGAATCTTCCGGACATGAGCGGGCACGAGGTGCTTCGTCAGCTTCGCCTCGCGCGGGTGGACACTCCGATCCTGATCCTCTCGGGCGCGGACGATACCGAGAACAAGATCAAGGGCTTCGGCTTCGGCGCCGACGACTACATGACCAAGCCGTTTCACCGCGAGGAACTGGTCGCGCGGATCCACGCCATCATCCGCCGGTCCAAGGGACACGCCCAGTCGGTGATCCGCACCGGCAAGATCGTGGTCAATCTCGATGCCAAGACCGTCGAGGTGGAAAGCAAGCCCGTGCATCTGACCGGCAAGGAATACCAGATGCTGGAACTGCTCTCGCTGCGGAAGGGCACCACCCTGACGAAGGAGATGTTCCTGAATCACCTTTACGGCGGCATGGACGAGCCGGAGCTGAAGATCATCGACGTCTTCATCTGCAAGCTGCGCAAGAAGCTGGCCGAGGCGACGGGTGGCGAAAGCTACATCGAGACGGTCTGGGGCCGGGGCTATGTGCTGCGGGATCCGGTGCCGTCCGAATCCGACCGCCGCTTCGCCGTCGGGGCCTGA
- a CDS encoding DUF1153 domain-containing protein produces MYLKRVDGPRQVTLPDGTVLSRADLPPPDTRRWVASRKAAVVKAVVHGLLTEKEALDRYALSEEEFALWRSAVMSHGEKALKVTMIQKFRQL; encoded by the coding sequence ATGTATCTCAAGCGAGTCGACGGTCCCCGGCAGGTCACGCTGCCGGACGGCACGGTTCTCAGCCGCGCCGATCTTCCGCCCCCGGACACCCGGCGCTGGGTGGCGAGTCGCAAGGCCGCGGTGGTCAAGGCCGTGGTCCACGGCCTTCTGACCGAAAAGGAGGCACTCGACCGGTATGCCCTTTCCGAAGAGGAATTCGCGCTCTGGCGGTCCGCCGTCATGTCGCACGGCGAGAAAGCCCTGAAGGTCACGATGATCCAGAAGTTTCGGCAACTTTAG